One genomic region from Lineus longissimus chromosome 6, tnLinLong1.2, whole genome shotgun sequence encodes:
- the LOC135489231 gene encoding synaptobrevin homolog YKT6-like isoform X1 → MVLPNVRRSTRMVKLFCLTILYKRYDGKVQKFASGSELASFGYFQRNSVQEFMDFTSKIIAERTQTCSRETVKEQEYLCHVYVRSDNLCGVLISDHDYPTRVGFTLINKALDEFANKFPSETWTSLTDRSSQFPYCLEVLQKYQDPKKADPMMRLQEDLDETKIILHNTIEAVLERGEKLDDLVEKSEGLSLQSKTFYKTAKKTNSCCVIL, encoded by the exons ATGGTGCTTCCAAATGTCAG ACGTTCCACCAGAATGGTCAAGCTCTTCTGCTTAACCATACTTTACAAGAGGTATGATGGTAAGGTACAGAAATTTGCCTCCGGTTCCGAACTGGCTTCGTTTGGATATTTCCAAAGAAACAG TGTACAAGAGTTCATGGACTTCACCAGTAAAATAATTGCAGAGAGAACTCAAACATGCTCAAGGGAAACAGTCAAAGAACAAG AATATCTGTGCCACGTGTATGTAAGAAGTGATAATCTGTGTGGTGTGCTCATATCGGACCACGATTACCCGACTCGTGTGGGGTTCACTCTCATCAACAAG GCGTTAGATGAATTTGCCAATAAATTCCCCTCAGAAACATGGACCAGTTTAACCGACAG GAGTTCACAATTTCCTTACTGTTTAGAAGTGCTTCAGAAATACCAGGACCCCAAAAAAGCTGACCCAATGATGCGGCTTCAGGAAGACTTGGATGAAACAAAAATAATTCTT CACAACACTATAGAAGCTGTGTTAGAACGTGGAGAAAAGTTAGATGACTTGGTGGAAAAATCAGAAGGACTAAGTTTGCAGTCGaaaacgttttataaaact GCCAAGAAAACAAATTCCTGTTGTGTGATCCTGTAG
- the LOC135489231 gene encoding synaptobrevin homolog YKT6-like isoform X2, producing the protein MVKLFCLTILYKRYDGKVQKFASGSELASFGYFQRNSVQEFMDFTSKIIAERTQTCSRETVKEQEYLCHVYVRSDNLCGVLISDHDYPTRVGFTLINKALDEFANKFPSETWTSLTDRSSQFPYCLEVLQKYQDPKKADPMMRLQEDLDETKIILHNTIEAVLERGEKLDDLVEKSEGLSLQSKTFYKTAKKTNSCCVIL; encoded by the exons ATGGTCAAGCTCTTCTGCTTAACCATACTTTACAAGAGGTATGATGGTAAGGTACAGAAATTTGCCTCCGGTTCCGAACTGGCTTCGTTTGGATATTTCCAAAGAAACAG TGTACAAGAGTTCATGGACTTCACCAGTAAAATAATTGCAGAGAGAACTCAAACATGCTCAAGGGAAACAGTCAAAGAACAAG AATATCTGTGCCACGTGTATGTAAGAAGTGATAATCTGTGTGGTGTGCTCATATCGGACCACGATTACCCGACTCGTGTGGGGTTCACTCTCATCAACAAG GCGTTAGATGAATTTGCCAATAAATTCCCCTCAGAAACATGGACCAGTTTAACCGACAG GAGTTCACAATTTCCTTACTGTTTAGAAGTGCTTCAGAAATACCAGGACCCCAAAAAAGCTGACCCAATGATGCGGCTTCAGGAAGACTTGGATGAAACAAAAATAATTCTT CACAACACTATAGAAGCTGTGTTAGAACGTGGAGAAAAGTTAGATGACTTGGTGGAAAAATCAGAAGGACTAAGTTTGCAGTCGaaaacgttttataaaact GCCAAGAAAACAAATTCCTGTTGTGTGATCCTGTAG